CGCTCATACTCAAAGGTAAGGACACATTTTTCCCCTGAATCAAATTCCATCATTGTTTCCTTCGTGATGTTTTTGGCTTCACCTGCTAAGACTCTCACTCGCGCTGTAGTTTTAGTGAGCTCATGTTTCTCCAAACCCTAGCTTTTGGCCAATGCTTCGGATTACCTTGACGTGCCAGTAGTGCAGGGGTAGTCCCTTGATTTGGATCCAGAAAGGTATCATGAACGGGAAGGTGGGTGAAATCAATTGCTCCCAATGTTGGAGTAGGATCATCCAGTATGCAAAGTGGTAAGGCCTGTTCTCGAAGACCTTAAGCAGGTCATCTTCTCTCTCAAATCGAAACTGGAAAGTTATTTCCCAGATCTGACCCTGTTGTTCTCCCCTGCAGGTTCCACTTCCTAGGAAGGGACGGGATGAGGGTTCCACTTCCGCAATGAAAAGAGATTCTCAATCAAAATTTCGTAGATGCTCCTAATAATTTGCCACTTCTTTtttcatcttatatattaaaacagaagtcacaaccttgattcatgtgtgtttttttttaaaatagacctAATAGACCTATTACTAGAAATCATGTTAcctttaatctctaatcttatcatttaaattttgggcataccagaaatttttattgagctatcaataattggatttaaagaatagatgattcattggatttatagatagtataaattaaatagatataatctaatgttgtaatactaagcctccatatgttaaatatttaaatatttgtcgatattaacttttaaaattataaagattttttttaaaaataacaaaaatcatattatctaacaaagattaatctttactaccttaaaccaatgaaaacaaattttaaactatatatgttattttaaaaattaaacaaaaactaaatgtttaattatttactcgataatataaatctatgaagcgaaaagtttaattttttaaaaaaaatctaaatttgtgaaatgttacaatatctttgaatatgacaataaaacaatattttactaatctttatatatatagttacgattttaataatgaaatcataatccgaaaatatatatatagaagaagatacaaatacatgtgaaagtttaaaataatgtattcaatgaaaaaaatataccgtaaatttattatattttaaaagttgatttacgcatatattataatatataccaatttagaattgaaaacaaaatatttatataaaaacaaatgaaaaccgcacggatcgagatctagttgtttattttaaattcttaactttattatatgataaaattatttttaaatattaatatttgttttttaaacttttcttGGCGTTCTAACCAATGAATGCTCTAACATGAGCATCAGTCATTGAAACGATTCTGTAGGAGCAAACTTTCGTTGACCTTCTAAACTAATGTCTGCGATGACAGTCCCCAACCTCGCTGTCGGATCTGATCACCACCTGATGCCTGTTATCGGTTTCGGAACCGCCGCATCTCCCCCGCCGGAACCATTGCTGCTGAAGCAGGCGGTCATTGACGCCATCAAGCTCGGTTATCGCCACTTCGACACGTCTCCAAGGTATCTGACGGAGGAGCCTCTCGGCGAAGCTCTAGCTGAGGCGGTTTCTCTCGGTTTGATCGGATCTCGATCCGAACTCTTCGTCACTTCCAAGCTATGGTGCGCCGATGCTCACGGCGGCCTCGTTGTGCCGGCGATACAACGTAGCCTCAAGTAAAGCTTTAAATCtcctttttctatttataaatgGCTGATTATCTCACTGTCGGAGACTTTTCTTGTCTTGTTATTAAGTGCATCTGTTCATGAAGAACTAAGCGCTTCATTGTCTTTGGCTTGGAAGCTTTGTCTCTTGTTTTACTTGATAATGTATGTTTGTTATTGCAGAAACCTTAAGCTGGACTATCTTGATCTTTACCTGATTCATTGGCCGGTTAGTTCGAAACCGGGGAAGTACAAGTTCCCCATTGAAGAAGATGACTTTCTGCCAATGGATTATGAAGCAGTCTGGTCTGAGATGGAGGAATGCAAGAGACTTGGACTTGCAAAGTGTATAGGAGTGAGCAACTTCTCCTGCAAGAAGCTTCAACACATCCTTTCTATCGCCACAATCCTGCCTAGCGTCAATCAAGTAAAACCCAACTTGTCAATACTCCAGAATTAGCTTTTCATGGGTTAGTATAGATCAGATTAACTGAAGATATATTGTTAATGTGTGAGAAAGGTGGAGATGAGTCCAGTATGGCAACAGAGGAAACTAAAGGAGCTTTGCAAGTCGAAGGGCATTGTTTTGACAGCTTACTCAGTGTTGGGATCAAGAGGAGCCTTTTGGGGAACTCCTAAAATCATGGAGTCTGATGTTCTTAAAGAAATTGCTGACGCCAAGGGCAAAACTGTTGCACAGGTACTATTCTCAAAAGATCTCATCtgttgaataatgtgaaagTGATTCATTTGTAATCAGGATTTGGTTAAAAAGATGAATCATTTGTTGGCAGGTGAGTATGAGATGGGCGTACGAGGAAGGAGTGAGCATGGTGGTTAAGAGCTTTACGAAAGAGAGATTAGAGGAGAATCTCAAGATATTCGATTGGTCTTTAACTGAGGAAGAGATGCAAAGAATCTCCACAGAGATTGCTCAGTGCAGAATCGTCGGCGGTGAGGTTTATATCTCCAAGAAAGGCCCCATTAAATCTCTAGACGAAATGTGGGATGGTGAGATCTAGATCAGTTCCTGTGAAATGTGGGATGGTTTGTATCATGATCGTAACGATTTACTCTCATTCTCTTACTTCATTCTCATGGTCATCATAACTTTCACCTAAACAAGGCCAAACAGTCCCATGTTAAGCTCAAGGGTTAATTATATCAGACCCATAAAATGACAATCCTTCTCATTGTGTTCTGTAAgctcataaaaaaaatactagatTTGTTACTATATGTACAAACGAGCTTCGTTGGAGTATCATATCATGATTAAtgccaagtgattcaagaggatTTTTAAACAATAGAAGCTCATTACTGCAAGTGCCATGGATCTATATTGTGCTTATGTGGATGAAAATAAATTTCGTCCGAATTTTTatttgggcaaatctccaaaatagcacatttctaagtttatatcacaaaaatagcactcaaaaactaaaatgaccaaaatagcacctttctaagtttatcctttgaaaattttaatttttttatttttcaaaatttgaaatcttaaacccaaaacctaatttctcaactctaaatcctaaaccctaaactctaaaccctaaaccctaaaccctaaaccctaaaccctaaatcctaaacccaaaactctaaaccataaaccctaaactctaaaccctaaaccctaaaatttaaaccctaaaccctaaactctaaactctaaaccctaaaccctaaaccataaatcctaaaccctacccTTTAACtgtaaaccctaagtttgtgacttttgataaaacattatttttgtgacttttgatcttgagtgctagtttggaaacaaaaacttgatttagtgctatttttgtctttttctctttttattttccaTGAGACTGGTGAGTTACCGTGAAGAACAATAGAGCTACAGAAAGCGCGTTGGAGTACATGGACATAAAACTCAATCAGAGTCACAACAGGCTGTCAAACGAAGATCTAAGGTAGATGAGAGAGTAGGATGTCTTCTCCAAGACAACCTTTTTAAGTAACATACTACACAGCGTCCCAATGCATTTGATGAGGTACATGCATGAACTGAGTGAGGATATTGCGACTCGATTTGGGACGAGTGAGGGCTAAGATAAATAAGCCCATGTTATGAATAAACTTCCGATTACTCATAACACACACAATACAACTGTAGCTCTAGTGAATCTCTCCTCGAGATCTCACTCTCTCACAATACAGAGTATCAACTGGAAGAATGAGCTAATACATCGATAAAGTCTATCATTCACTCTGTCTCTATATATTTACATTCTAGCTTCACTGTAACTGTCAAAGCCTCTCTGTCCCTCAGAGTTTAGCTTCCATCTATCTTCGTCATCAGCTGGTACTACTTACAGCTTATTAGCCCACCAATGAGATGTACGTACGTACTTCGTCGGATGCATGTAAAATGGGCCGTTATCGGATGCA
This genomic stretch from Brassica napus cultivar Da-Ae chromosome C9, Da-Ae, whole genome shotgun sequence harbors:
- the LOC106376597 gene encoding deoxymugineic acid synthase 1-D: MSAMTVPNLAVGSDHHLMPVIGFGTAASPPPEPLLLKQAVIDAIKLGYRHFDTSPRYLTEEPLGEALAEAVSLGLIGSRSELFVTSKLWCADAHGGLVVPAIQRSLKNLKLDYLDLYLIHWPVSSKPGKYKFPIEEDDFLPMDYEAVWSEMEECKRLGLAKCIGVSNFSCKKLQHILSIATILPSVNQVEMSPVWQQRKLKELCKSKGIVLTAYSVLGSRGAFWGTPKIMESDVLKEIADAKGKTVAQVSMRWAYEEGVSMVVKSFTKERLEENLKIFDWSLTEEEMQRISTEIAQCRIVGGEVYISKKGPIKSLDEMWDGEI